Part of the Lotus japonicus ecotype B-129 chromosome 6, LjGifu_v1.2 genome, CATAGTGGCATGTTCTGTACTGGTACAAATCTGCAGCATCGTTGCAATGAGAGGGACCGTTCTTCACTACTGCAATTCAAACGTGGTGTCATAGACAATTCCAACAAGCTCTCCTCTTGGTCCAATGAAGAAGATTGTTGTGCATGGAAAGGAGTTCATTGTGACAACATCACAGGCAGAGTCACAAGACTTGATCTAAATCAACACTACTTGCAAGGTGAAATCAACCTCTCTTTATTTGAAATTGAGTTCTTGAGCTACTTGGACTTGAGCATGAATTTCTTTAGTGGCCTAACTCTTCCACCTACCTTCAACCATAGTAAACCTGCTAACTTCTCTAATATTCAGTACCTGGACTTATCCTTCAATGATGATTTTCACATGGACAATCTTCACTGGCTTTCAAAACTTTCTGCCTTGAAATTTCTCAACCTCAGCGAAATTAACCTTGTAAATGAAACAAGCTGGCTTCAGTCCATGTCAATGCATCCTTCACTGTTAGAGCTAAGATTGGCAAGCTGTCAATTGACCAATATCAACCCATCCATCAAGTTTGTGAATTTTACTTCACTTGTGACTCTTGATCTCTCTGGAAATTCATTTCATTCTAGTTTACCTTATTGGTTGTTTAATCTCAGCAGTGATATCGCTCATGTTGACCTTAGCTTCAATTTTCTACAAGGTCAAATACCCAAGAGCTTGCTAAGTCTTGGGAAGCTTAAATCTTTAAGGTTGCATAACAATGAACTCAATGGATCCATTCCAGATTGGTTAGGGAAGCATGAAAATTTACAAAATCTGGTTCTATCTGAGAACTTGTTTCATGGCTCTATCCCTTCATCTCTAGGAAATCTCTCAACCTTGGTTGACTTGGGAATCAGCTCAGATTCCTTGAGTGGTAATCTTCCAACCAGTCTTGGACAACTCTTCAATTTGAAGAGTTTAAACATTGGAGGCAAATCCTTGTCAGGCGTTCTTTCTGAACAACATTTTTCCAATCTACACAATTTGGAGTCACTCATCTTGACTTCACCTTTTGCATTTGAGTTGGATCCTGAATGGATTCCTCCCTTTCAATTGGAAGGAGTAGGTTTGATCAATACAATCCTAGGTCCTAATTTTCCAGCTTGGATATATACCCAAAAGTCACTAGACTTTCTTCAAGTTTCTAAATCAACTATTACATCCATAAATGGAGACAAATTTTGGAGATTTGTAGCCAATATTACCCAAGTCAAAATTACCAGCAACTTAATCAGTGCAGACTTAACAAACATCACCCTGAGCTCCAAGTTTTTATATCTGGACAACAATAGTTTCACTGGAAGGCTCCCACATATTTCTTCAAATGTCTTCTATTTGGGTTTGTCCCGCAATTCTCTCTTTGGACCCATTTCCCCTATGTTTTGCCAGAAACTGGGTAGGGAAAATAGCTTGGGTTATTTGGACATATCATTCAATCTCTTATCCGGATCTGTTCCTGATTGTTGGCAGTATTGGAGAGGTTTGTCTTTCCTTTTCTTGGAGAACAACAATCTAACTGGTGAACTCCCTCCATCCATGGGCTCATTAATTGATCTCATTGCACTGGATTTGCACAACAACAGCTTGTCTGGCAATTTTTCGGTGGATCTatcaaacacaacaaacttgcAATTCATCAACCTTGGAGAAAACAATTTCTCTGGAACTGTACCACTGAAGCTTCCACATAGCATGGAAGTGATGCTTTTGGGATCAAACCAGTTTGAAGGTAACATTCCACCAGAGCTGTGCACTCTCTCTTCACTGTTACAATTGGATCTTTTCCATAACAAACTTTCAGGGCATATTCCTTCATGCATAAGCAACATTACCGGCATGGGTGGAGCGAAAAAAACGAGCCACTTTCAATTTCATGAATACAATGTGCATAACAAAGGCCTTGAGTTAGAGTATAGAGATTATGGACTATGGCGAAATCTTGACCTTTCATCTAACAACTTATCAGGGGAAATCCCCCCAGAAGTTTTCAACCTTGTTCAGTTAAAATCCTTGAACTTGTCTCGAAATCATTTAACAGGAAAGATACCAAGAGAGATTGGACACATGAAAAACTTGGAATCTCTTGATCTGTCCAGCAACAAACTCTTTGGAGAAATTCCTGTTACAATGTCTACCTTGTCTTTCTTGGGCTTCTTGAATCTTTCAAACAATGGATTGGTTGAACAAATCCCAATAGGGACTCAGCTTCAGAGTTTTGATGCCTCCTGCTATGCTGGAAATCCTAAACTTTGTGGAGTTCCTCTGCCAAAAAGCTGCATAGAAGGAGAAGGAGacaatggtgatgatgatgaatcaAAGCAACATGGAGGAAACAATGATGATAATGCTTTTCAAAATTCACTCTACCTTGGTTTGGGTGTTGGTTTTGCAGTGGGATTTTGGGGGGCTTGTGGTTCTCTATTCTTAAACAGGGCTTGGAGGCATGCATATTTTCGATTCCTTAATCATGTTGTAGACCAACTTTATGTGTATGTGGCCCTCAAATTAAAGCTTAACCAATTTAGTGGATCACCAAGAAGGCAAGAACTTCCAACTGATCAAGtaagtaaaaatataattatgttCTTTGTCGGTACTTTTATTAGGACATGATCTATATCTTCTTTTCATGTGATATGTCACCACCATATTACACATGATGATCATCCGCCCATTTTAGTTTGTGTTTGAATTTCCGTTTAACTTAATGTCAAATCTGGTGAAATTCTACTTCTTCGTTTATGTACTGGGGTCTGTGTTTTTTTGTTTGAGTCACCAAACACTAAAACATTGTTAATGAGTTGATAAAGTATTTGTAATGTAAACCAtattatatcttctttttctttaattttttggaCTAGTTTGTTTAGGCTCTTGAAGTATGGTTTTGCAGTTAAAAATGGATGTATgcagtttgtttttccttttataGTTTCATTTGACTAATTTTGCAGACCTTCACACAACGCTTCTCAAGTAATTAAGAGTGCATCCCATATTTTTATGGATAGCTTGAAGATTCAAAGCATTGGTATGTATCGGGGACTATATTCAAATTAGAAGATAGAATGAGACCTTTGTCAAGTTGCTGTGGCATTTATGATATGTATTAGTTCTGAATTTAATATGGTATAGATTTTGGACCTGTTAAGGAAAGCGTGTAACCATTCCATATTTCATGTACTGGCCATATAAATAACATGATACTAGTATTGATCTTGCGCCATGCACggatgaaataataatattttccaAGGTTTGATACTAGTATTAATCAGCTTAGTGTATTACTTTTGCATGAGTTtcgtaattattttttaattaagtcTCTCGTATGTAGCCCTCTGTGGTGGCACGGTGAGCAagtttaacttgaaattatttatAGTTGGTTTTGAAGTATGGCTTTAATGGCCTTGCTTTTTgaacattttatttattttggctaaaaagcacttttggcccctgatgtttcaagtttgtgtaaattctgcccctactctaatttggtcgatgtttctacccctcatgttttcaaatagtgcatcgtctacccctccgttagTCGGACGTTAAAAAACACTTttagcccctgatgtttcaagtttgtgtaaattctgcccctactctattttggtcgatgtttctacccctcatgttttcaaatagtgcaccgtctaccccttcgtcagtcagacgttaaaaaactaacggaatgagctgatttgactttttttaaatACTTTTGGACATACCACccggaaattacaagtgaaattggaaaaaggaggcatgagagattcaaactcaagacctgtaagtagcaaaacatgcatttaaccagttcagttacatacataattgatatatgcatgaggcaaatttaatttatatcatttctttgatcatcatcaacttcatatactctttttcatctctccaatccacccAGGAACCTCTCatgagaaagcctgactgacggaggggtagacggtgcactgtttgaaaacatgagggggtagaaacgtcgacaaaaatatagtaggagcagaatttgcacaaatttaaaacatcaggggccaaaaatgttttttagccaTTTATTTAATGAGGTTTCATTAATGACTATCAAATGCGTTCACAAAAAAATTGGCGGGTATCTGGTTActagtgaccctcgagaaattaGGTCATTTCTTGAATCGTGTTTTATGTGATTGACTGAAAAAGACACAATCTACAATGAGTCAGTTTAAAACAACTTCGGGGTAGGTCACTTAAAAAATTGTGtttaatgaaaataatattctTTAGTGATTTTACTTCTTCAAAATACCCTCCTTAAAACCTAGAAAAGAAATCCACACAACGACTTCTCCAGTGAGCATTTCAGCAATATCCCTCCCTCACTTCTGACCCAAAACCTTCTCCGACAATGTGaatgttatttttctttctttattgttttcttttcactttttcACTATCTGTATACGTGAGTGCTTTTAGCTTTATAGAAGTCAAGTAAAAAATGTTACTATTTATCCATCAATTAGTATGGTAGTGGGAGATTAGAGAGAATAAGTAGTTTGTGAGGTGGGGTATTGTTATCCCCAAATATTACCAAGAACCGAGATTACGTCGAAGGTAGGAATTCGTGGAAAACCTAAATAGGTCAAGGCCATTAGATGGATTTTTTGGATTCCAATAAACAAATTGATTAAGTGTTCATATTAGGCCGAAGCTCCGAGTCAATGTTTGAAGTCTCATTTTTCTAAGAGTcaacaaaaatcataaaaatactGTGAAGCGTGACCATATTTTGAGTCGAAGACATGACAACCGCACCTAAGCAGTATTTACATGATTCAAAGGCAAGGAAGCAACTGTTGAGTGGTTTTCATGCTGAAGGATACGTGTGAAGATCTTATAACTTAAATGTTTATAATTAGTTTATAATTCCCTCTATAAATAGTAGTAAGTACAATAACAAGAGGAGTCCACAAATTACTACTCGAAGCAACTCCCTTAAAAGTTGTACGTCCATCCTATTCAAGTGACATATAAGAGTACACAATGTGTGAACCACCTTTTCAATTCTATGcaatttttcttttggttttcatttgattttccttttgatctttgtttttcttttgatttacTATTTTTCTTCACTCATCCAACATTATTTACACTTAAACACTTCCCCAAACACGAACATTTTCACTAAAAAGAACCCAAGGATACAGATCCAATGCCCAAATTACCCCGTGGActtatttttttaccaaaaaaccGAATAAACAAGTATGTATGTGGTGTTTTATGTGAATGAGCGAGAAATAATGGAGTCTAAAatgaataattttaaaaaacattTCATGCTTCCGCAATCTATGAGGGAGGCAGTGGGAGATGAAAGAAAATAAGTAGTTTGTGAAGTGAGGTGCGTATGAAGTGTCTTAGTAAATGAGTAGAAAGAGCGGAGTCTACGATGAGTCATTTAAAAAATTGTGTCATGCTATTGTAATCCTTTAGTGTGGAAGTTGAAGATGATGTAATGGAAGATGAGAGATAATAAGTAGTTTTTGAGGTGATGTGTGTTTGAGGTCTTTAATGTGAATGAGTGAGAAAAGACGGAGTCTATGAtgaattgattaaaaaaattcccCACAACAAGTCACTGAAAATTTGTATTTAGTGAGAATAATTTCCTTAAGTAATTTTACTTTATCGTAATGCCCTTATTCAACAGTAAAATCGGAATCATCAGAACGACTTCTCAAATGAGTGAAAAAACTCTCGCCTTTTCCTCTCCCTCTGATATGCCACATTCTCCGACTTAccaccttctcctcctcctcccttcTTACTTCTTCTCTTTTTCCTTATCCCCGCCAACGAAGGCACCAATTAGTGCCTCAATAATATGAGCAACAATCTTCCATTTTAATTTTATCATTACTTTGACAATAACTCTAGTTTGGTTCAAAGCCAACATTTGAATTTAGAACTTCCATAATTTTCACTAGGAATATTCCATCTATTAGAATCATAAGTATAATTTCTTATGATTTACTTCAACTTAAAAGGTCAACCTGACAAAGTACTTAGTACATTATCTGTAAATGAACCAAATCAACCATTAGAACCATTGAGTTAACTTGGTGGTTGTCTCTAAGGCGGTATTCGTCTCTCAAGGAAACTAAATTTGTCTCATTCACACCGTCACAACAAGTGCATTAATTGTCTTTATTATTGATATTCAAACTAAAAGATTAAATGATAACAAAAGAAATAGATATATTGGTCGGTGAAAGAAAAATAGAGGATATAGTTGTTCTATGGATGAGTAGAATAAACTATGAGGGAGGGATATCTCGCGAAACTGGTGGTGTGGGTGgtgtgtaacaccccctttttccccattgttttatttaaaaacgtttatcagagtttaaaaaatatcaagggagtattacacttcttcacgaaaactcattcaaattaacactgattgtgtttgaaaatttataagttcatatgctttttaaagaaagaattatttatgccaataaaatttctaaaccagccagataatcCCAAGATGCTTaagatcacttatttaaataggtttatcttccatgatattccaataaaattcatcatactcagaactgaatttcataagcacttcggccatcaacagtacgacatcgccataatttagaaaatcattcaaaaacttccataaggagaggttataaaatcctctcaacaaaaatgtaaaagtaacgtaaaatatctacccagtgttacattacagagcaagacacttattttattataataataataataacataaactaagactctccaaagctactcctcatgagccacatctctatctccagtacctgagcgatgtcgcatagaacatcattccaacagaagggtaagaacttacattgtataaaatatagcataacaaagagcaagtaaacaattcagattctactctataaactcttcacattgtctttaaaatctgagtgattataatattttctctcaagacagtttcacaattcttattaatgtttcggaaaattataagctttaagaaaaataataattcgactttaccacaacagcaaaacaattcaccaacaaatcaccaaacacataaaaccactgaaaacgtgaaacttagtgtgtgagactctaatgtatgcatgtggtaccaattgttaaccttagcggtatcaccgcgtccactccagacagt contains:
- the LOC130724637 gene encoding receptor-like protein EIX2, which translates into the protein MSTVSFSQFSIAFLLFLSTTTFHSGMFCTGTNLQHRCNERDRSSLLQFKRGVIDNSNKLSSWSNEEDCCAWKGVHCDNITGRVTRLDLNQHYLQGEINLSLFEIEFLSYLDLSMNFFSGLTLPPTFNHSKPANFSNIQYLDLSFNDDFHMDNLHWLSKLSALKFLNLSEINLVNETSWLQSMSMHPSLLELRLASCQLTNINPSIKFVNFTSLVTLDLSGNSFHSSLPYWLFNLSSDIAHVDLSFNFLQGQIPKSLLSLGKLKSLRLHNNELNGSIPDWLGKHENLQNLVLSENLFHGSIPSSLGNLSTLVDLGISSDSLSGNLPTSLGQLFNLKSLNIGGKSLSGVLSEQHFSNLHNLESLILTSPFAFELDPEWIPPFQLEGVGLINTILGPNFPAWIYTQKSLDFLQVSKSTITSINGDKFWRFVANITQVKITSNLISADLTNITLSSKFLYLDNNSFTGRLPHISSNVFYLGLSRNSLFGPISPMFCQKLGRENSLGYLDISFNLLSGSVPDCWQYWRGLSFLFLENNNLTGELPPSMGSLIDLIALDLHNNSLSGNFSVDLSNTTNLQFINLGENNFSGTVPLKLPHSMEVMLLGSNQFEGNIPPELCTLSSLLQLDLFHNKLSGHIPSCISNITGMGGAKKTSHFQFHEYNVHNKGLELEYRDYGLWRNLDLSSNNLSGEIPPEVFNLVQLKSLNLSRNHLTGKIPREIGHMKNLESLDLSSNKLFGEIPVTMSTLSFLGFLNLSNNGLVEQIPIGTQLQSFDASCYAGNPKLCGVPLPKSCIEGEGDNGDDDESKQHGGNNDDNAFQNSLYLGLGVGFAVGFWGACGSLFLNRAWRHAYFRFLNHVVDQLYVYVALKLKLNQFSGSPRRQELPTDQTFTQRFSSN